AGGGGCGCGATCGTCGTGCTGCTCGACATCACCGAGCGCAAGGACGTCGAGCGGCGCATCGCCCACCTGGCCACGCACGACGTGCTGACCGGCATTCCGAACCGCCTGATGTTCAGCGAGCAGCTGACGCATGCGGTGGACCAGGCGAAGCGCTATGGCCACCGCTTCGCGCTGCTGTTCGTCGATCTCGATCGCTTCAAGCGCGTCAACGACGAGCTCGGCCACCACGCCGGCGATCAGCTGCTGCGCGATGCGGTCAGCCGGATGCAGCACGCGGTCCGCTCGAGCGACATGCTCGGGCGGCGCGGCGGCGACGAATTCGTCGTGCTGCTGCCGGAGATCGAATCCGACCACGACGCGGAGGTGGTCGCCGAGAAGATCCGCGTGGCGCTGGAGCAGCCTTTCGTCGTCGACGGGCAACAGGCGAGCATCTCGTCGAGCATCGGCATTGCGCTGTATCCCGACCACGGCACCGACGAGGATGCGTTGATGCGGCGGGCCGACGAGGCGATGTACCGCGCCAAGAGCGAAGGGCGCAACCGCTTCGGTTACTGACGCGGTGAGTTCAGCCGACCAGCTCGTCGAGGTTGATATCGGCGATCAGGTCGTTCGAAAGTCGCTCGAGATCGGCCTTGAGCGCGTCGGCATCGACATGCTCGCCGGCCTTCAGCTCCGCTTCGGCATGGAACAGCGTCTCGGACGACATCGGCGCGGTCGACGTGCGGGTGACGAGTTTTTCGACGTTGACGCCGTGGCGCGCGAACACTTGCGAGACTTCACGAACGATACCGATGCGGTCGTGCCCGACGAGGCTGAACGACAGCCGACGATGGCGATGCGGCGCCTCGGCCGCGCTGTCCATCGAACATTCCACCATCACGCGCAGCGCCGAGAGTTTCGCCAGCGCGGTTTCGAGCGCCTGCACGTGTTCGGGGGGCACGCTGATCTTGAGCAGGCCCGCGAACTTGCCGGCGAGCTGGGCCATCGACGATTCGAGCCAGTTGCCGTGATGGGCGGTAATGACCGACGAGAGCTCTTCGACGAGCCCGGGGCGATCGTCGCCGATCACCGTGAGAACGAGTAGTCTGGACACGCATGCACCTCCGTCGGGTCGTGGGAAGGGAAAAGGGCTCTGCGCCGTGCGAGAGCCCGGTCCGGGAATTCTATCCTTCCGGGCGCGCGGCGCGCGCGCATCGCGCGGACCGAAGACGGGGGTGCGGGGCTTGCCGTGCGGGTTCAGTCCACTTCGATCGTCGCGATGATTTCACCCTCGTCGATCGGATCGCCTTCCTCGACGCGCACGTCGATGAGGGTTCCGGAATACGGGCTGGGAATGTCGAGCGCGACCTTGCCCGTTTCGAGCACGATCAGCGTCTCGTCCGTGCCGATTTCTTCGCCGTTGCGCACCAGCACGCTCTGTACGAACACTTCGCCGGTTCGGCACGAGCCGCAGCTGTCCCAGCATTCCGGATATTTCGGCATGCGGATTTCGACTATGCGGCTCAACGTCGGTCCCTCTTGTTACGCGACGACCCTGCGCGAGGTGCGCACGGCGAAGCGCGGGGGACGAGACCGCGGACCATTGACGTGAGGCAGCTGTCGCGCGACACACGGGCGACAGCTGCCGGGGTGCAAGGCATCATCGGACTTCCAGGAAGAGAAAGCGCGGAAGTCTACTCCTCCCGGCTTCACTTCTCGACGAAGGCGCGCTCGATCACGTAGTCGCCGGGCTCGCCGATATGGCGCGAGATCCTGAAGCCGCGCGCATCGAGCATCGCGCAGCTGTCCTTGAGCATCGCCGGGCTGCCGCAGATCATCACGCGGTCGTGCTGCGGGTCGAGCGGCGGCAGGCCGATGTCGTCGAACAGCTTGCCGGTTTCGATGAGGTCCGTCAGGCGCCCCTGGTTGACGAACGGCTCGCGCGTGACGGTCGGGTAATAGATCAGCTTGTTGCGCGCGTCCTCGCCGAAGAACTCGTTGTCCGCGAGTTCCCGCGTGATGAAGTCGCGGTAGGCGAGTTCCGAAACGGTGCGCACGCCATGGATCAGCACGACGTGCTCGAAGCGCTCGTATGTATGCGGATCCTGCATCAGGCTCAGGAACGGGGCGAGGCCGGTGCCGGTCGCGAGCAGGTACAGGCGCTTGCCGGGCTTCAGGTCGTGCAGCACGAGCGTGCCGGTCGGCTTCTTGCTGACGACGATCGGATCGCCTTCCTTGAGGTGCTGCAGCCGCGACGTCAGCGGCCCGTTCGGCACCTTGATGCTGAAGAATTCGAGATGCTCCTCGTAGTTCGGGCTCGCGATGCTGTACGCGCGCGTCAGCGGCCGGCCGTCCACTTCGAGGCCGATCATCACGAACTGGCCATTCTCGAAGCGCAGGCCGCGGTCGCGCGTCGTGCGGAAGCTGAACAGCGAGTCGTTCCAGTGGTGGACGCTCAGGACGCGTTCGACAGCGAGATTGCTCATGGCCTTGCCTTTTAATGAGTTGAAAGCTGGAAGGATTCGTCGATTGCAATTCTAGGATGGGCGTAATATCTACTGAACGGGTAATTCAGATATTCGTTAGAGGCATTTCCGATATGCGCTACACCTTGCGGCAGCTCGCGATCTTTGTCGCCGTCGCGCGCCACGGCAGCATTTCACGCGCTGCCGAGGCCCTTTCGATGTCGCAATCGGCGGCGAGCAGCGGACTCGCGGAGCTCGAGCGCCAGTTCGACGTGCAGCTGTTCGATCGCGTCGGCAAGTCGGTCCGCTTGAACGAGCTCGGCGAACGGCTGCTGCCGCGCGCGGTGGAGTTCCTCGATCGTGCCGAGGACATCGAGGCGCTGCTGCGCGGGCAGACCGGCTATGGAACACTGGACGTCGGCGCGACGCTGACGATCGGCAACTACCTCGCGACGTTGATCGTCGCCGAATTTCTCCAGCGGCACCGCGACAGCCGCATCCGTCTCGGCGTTCACAACACGGCCACGATCATCCAGCAGGTCGCGAGCTTCGAACTCGATCTGGGGTTGATCGAAGGCAAATGCCAGCACGCCGAACTCGAGGTCGTGCCGTGGCTCGAAGATGAACTGGTGGTGTTCTGCGCACCGACGCATCCGCTCGCCGGGCGGGTCGGTGCCGGCGAGGAAGACTTGCTGGAGCAGCCGTGGATTTTGCGCGAGATCGGTTCGGGCACGCGCGAAACCTTCGATCAGGCGATGCGCCACGTCGAAGGGCGATTCGACGTCCGACTCGAACTCGAGCATACCGAAGCAATCAAGCGGGCCGTCGAATCGGGCCTCGGTGTCGGCTGCATTTCGCGGCTGGCGCTGCGCGAAGCGTTCCGGCGCGGCAGTCTGGTGCCGGTCGAGACGCCGTGGCTGGACCTGCGGCGGCGCTTCCATTTCCTGTGGCATCGGCAGAAGTTCCGCACGCCGGGGATGCAGGCTTTTCTCGAACTGTGTCGCGAGATGACCGCGGGCGCGCAGCGCAGCGACGAGATCGCGTTGAGTTACATTCGCTGACCGTGGCGCGTGGAATGCCGTGCCAAGGTGAAAGCGGGACTTGCCGCAGCGCGACGCGTGCGCCCGCGCAGCGAGGAGCGCGACAAGCCGGATTCGCGCGGTCGACCAGCGCCACCGGCGCGGCAGGCGGCTGATGCGGAGGGACGAGGATGATTCGGAACCTGATTCGGCCGGGCTGCCGGGCGGCCGTCCTTGCGGCGGCGCTCGTCAGCGGCGTGCCCACCGGCGTTGCCGCCGCTGGCGGGCCGCCTGCTGAAACACTTCATGCGGCCGGTGAGGAGGCGGTGCTCGATTACGAAGCGCTCGCCAGCCGGCTCGCTGCCGCAGATGTCATCTATCTCGGCGAACAGCACGGCAACCCGCATCATCACGCCGCACAGCTGAAAGTCGTGAGCGACCTCGTCGCCGCCGGCCGCCGTCCGGCACTCGCGTTCGAGGTCGTCAGCGTCGCGCAGACCAGCGAGTTGATGAGCTTCGTGTCGCTGCCGCAGGTCGCCGCGCACGACAAGGCCGCCGTGCGACGACTGCGGGACGAACTCGGCTGGCAGACTGGCACCGAATGGCGCGACTACGGTCCGCTGCTCGAATTCGCGCGCGCCCATCGGCTGCGGGTCGCCGGGATCGACCTTCCGCAGAGCCTGCGCCGCCGCATCAGCCGTGTCGGCATCGAAGGGCTCAACGCCGTCGAGCGCACCCAGTTTCCCGACAGCCGGCTCAT
Above is a genomic segment from Azoarcus sp. PA01 containing:
- a CDS encoding ACT domain-containing protein, which encodes MSRLLVLTVIGDDRPGLVEELSSVITAHHGNWLESSMAQLAGKFAGLLKISVPPEHVQALETALAKLSALRVMVECSMDSAAEAPHRHRRLSFSLVGHDRIGIVREVSQVFARHGVNVEKLVTRTSTAPMSSETLFHAEAELKAGEHVDADALKADLERLSNDLIADINLDELVG
- a CDS encoding dihydrolipoamide acyltransferase — translated: MSRIVEIRMPKYPECWDSCGSCRTGEVFVQSVLVRNGEEIGTDETLIVLETGKVALDIPSPYSGTLIDVRVEEGDPIDEGEIIATIEVD
- a CDS encoding ferredoxin--NADP reductase; this encodes MSNLAVERVLSVHHWNDSLFSFRTTRDRGLRFENGQFVMIGLEVDGRPLTRAYSIASPNYEEHLEFFSIKVPNGPLTSRLQHLKEGDPIVVSKKPTGTLVLHDLKPGKRLYLLATGTGLAPFLSLMQDPHTYERFEHVVLIHGVRTVSELAYRDFITRELADNEFFGEDARNKLIYYPTVTREPFVNQGRLTDLIETGKLFDDIGLPPLDPQHDRVMICGSPAMLKDSCAMLDARGFRISRHIGEPGDYVIERAFVEK
- a CDS encoding LysR family transcriptional regulator translates to MRYTLRQLAIFVAVARHGSISRAAEALSMSQSAASSGLAELERQFDVQLFDRVGKSVRLNELGERLLPRAVEFLDRAEDIEALLRGQTGYGTLDVGATLTIGNYLATLIVAEFLQRHRDSRIRLGVHNTATIIQQVASFELDLGLIEGKCQHAELEVVPWLEDELVVFCAPTHPLAGRVGAGEEDLLEQPWILREIGSGTRETFDQAMRHVEGRFDVRLELEHTEAIKRAVESGLGVGCISRLALREAFRRGSLVPVETPWLDLRRRFHFLWHRQKFRTPGMQAFLELCREMTAGAQRSDEIALSYIR
- a CDS encoding ChaN family lipoprotein; translation: MIRNLIRPGCRAAVLAAALVSGVPTGVAAAGGPPAETLHAAGEEAVLDYEALASRLAAADVIYLGEQHGNPHHHAAQLKVVSDLVAAGRRPALAFEVVSVAQTSELMSFVSLPQVAAHDKAAVRRLRDELGWQTGTEWRDYGPLLEFARAHRLRVAGIDLPQSLRRRISRVGIEGLNAVERTQFPDSRLIDPAYQQLMHERLNAAHCGFASPELVARLYATWLARNDTMTMAVTALAAEQPLEPVVVILGLGHVENNMGVYERVAQRAPTLRQLNIGFRARSPELRLADELAPLDRFGKQFAAAHEILWVTPPVAAPQGTPCAGLELRMKKMEK